Proteins co-encoded in one Mycobacterium mantenii genomic window:
- a CDS encoding DJ-1/PfpI family protein, which translates to MTQVAIPIFPRFTALDAVGPYEVLQRIPSIDVVFVGHQRGEVRTENGMLGVSCDATFDQVNAPDVVVFPGGIGTRQLVHDEAIRAWLRAVYPNTRFTTSVCTGALLLAAAGLLDGLTATTHWRAADLLNSLGARYVPERVVEHLPRRIITAAGVSSGIDMALRLVELLVDREAAQAAQLLIEYDPQPPFASGALAKADPATVARAEQYLAARQ; encoded by the coding sequence ATGACGCAGGTCGCCATCCCGATCTTCCCGCGATTCACCGCGCTCGACGCGGTAGGTCCTTACGAAGTGCTGCAACGCATTCCGTCGATCGATGTCGTGTTCGTCGGGCATCAGCGGGGTGAGGTGCGCACCGAGAACGGGATGCTCGGTGTCAGCTGTGACGCCACATTCGACCAGGTGAACGCACCCGACGTGGTCGTGTTCCCCGGCGGCATCGGCACCCGCCAGCTGGTTCACGACGAGGCCATCCGGGCGTGGCTGCGCGCGGTATACCCCAACACCCGGTTCACCACCTCGGTCTGCACCGGGGCGCTGCTGCTGGCCGCGGCCGGACTGCTGGATGGGCTCACGGCCACCACCCATTGGCGGGCCGCCGACCTACTGAACAGCTTGGGTGCACGCTACGTGCCGGAACGAGTCGTCGAGCATCTACCGCGGCGGATCATCACCGCCGCCGGGGTGTCCAGCGGCATCGACATGGCCTTACGTCTGGTGGAGCTGCTCGTCGATCGCGAGGCCGCCCAGGCCGCCCAGCTGCTGATCGAATACGACCCGCAGCCGCCCTTCGCCTCGGGAGCGCTCGCCAAGGCCGACCCCGCGACGGTTGCGCGGGCCGAGCAGTACTTGGCCGCCCGCCAGTAG